A region of Maniola jurtina chromosome 7, ilManJurt1.1, whole genome shotgun sequence DNA encodes the following proteins:
- the LOC123867234 gene encoding pancreatic triacylglycerol lipase-like isoform X1: MRGIRTNDGLISRDTENIMLRLHLTNKYLRVMLWCILLGLQPAFAGILDPFNWARSDRIEVNIPWLPFENETRCYDELGCLNITRSWYHLIHRPFNVFPLPRVVINTRFILYTKKNPTDGQILNVNVNKTIVKSNFSPARLTKLIIHGFIDTPLSNWVSEMKDELVKAGDFNVVVVDWAGGSLPLYTQATANTRLVGLEVAHFINTLQKDHGLNPLDVHIIGHSLGAHTAGYAGERIKDLGRITGLDPAEPYFQGMPTHVRLDPSDAQLVDVIHTDGKSIFLLDFVFMAGYGMSQPVGHLDFYPNNGKEQPGCDLTEGPLIPLTLVKQGLEEASRVLVACNHVRAIKLFTESINGKCPYIGHQCPSYQHFISGKCFHCGHGCAIMGFHADSSPGLITNKNNQSENEVYPSEEQDTIGAKYYLNTGKELPFCQRHYKVVIHLANPKGAESWVQGFLKVTLLSDRGVIKGMDLTPNNYVKLEHGTSYTIVVTHPMDLGGKVRKVELSWEYDMNVLEPRSLCILWCNDRLYVKSVLVDQMELPSRGKRNVDFSSKLCTPKREYAEIPNRGSASFYDNCGR; this comes from the exons ATGAGGGGAATCAGAACAAACGATGGTTTAATCAGCCG GGACACTGAAAATATTATGCTACGGCTTCACCTGACGAACAAGTATCTTCGGGTAATGCTCTGGTGCATCTTGCTGGGCTTGCAGCCAGCTTTTGCCGGAATCCTTGACCCTTTTAACTGGGCACGATCTGACCGTATTGAGGTCAACATACCTTGGTTACCAT ttGAAAATGAAACAAGATGCTACGATGAATTGGGATGCTTAAACATAACAAGGAGCTGGTATCACCTCATACACCGGCCGTTTAATGTCTTCCCTCTGCCTAGAGTCGTCATCAATACCAG ATTCATCCTATACACAAAAAAGAACCCTACTGATGGTCAGATACTAAATGTTAACGTCAACAAAACTATCGTGAAATCCAACTTTAGTCCCGCTAGACTGACGAAATTGATAATTCACGGATTTATCGACACTCCGCTCTCTAATtgg GTTAGTGAAATGAAAGATGAACTGGTGAAAGCAGGTGATTTTAATGTGGTCGTAGTAGACTGGGCTGGCGGCAGTTTACCTCTTTACACGCAGGCCACGGCCAATACGAGGCTAGTGGGCCTAGAAGTCGCACATTTTATAAATACGTTACAG AAAGATCATGGGTTGAACCCGCTTGACGTTCATATCATAGGCCATTCGTTAGGTGCCCACACAGCGGGTTACGCTGGAGAACGAATAAAG GACTTGGGAAGAATTACCGGGCTCGACCCCGCAGAACCATACTTTCAAGGAATGCCGACGCACGTGAGATTGGATCCGTCGGATGCCCAACTCGTAGACGTCATACATACTGACGGAAAAAGCATTTTCCTTTTAG ATTTTGTATTTATGGCAGGATACGGGATGTCACAACCCGTGGGTCACTTGGACTTTTACCCGAACAATGGTAAAGAGCAACCAGGCTGTGACTTGACTGAAGGTCCATTGATACCTCTGACATTGGTCAAACAAGGTTTAGAAGAAGCTTCGAGAGTTCTTGTAGCGTGCAATCACGTCAGAGCCATCAAACTGTTTACAGAATCTATCAACGGAAAATGTCCCTATATCG GTCACCAATGTCCGTCCTATCAACATTTCATATCTGGCAAATGTTTTCACTGTGGTCATGGATGTGCAATCATGGG attCCATGCAGATAGTTCACCTGGGTtgataacaaacaaaaacaatcaGTCGGAGAATGAGGTTTACCCTTCCGAAGAACAAGACACTATTGGAGCTAAGTACTACCTTAATACGGGCAAAGAACTACCTTTCTGCc AACGTCATTACAAAGTAGTGATTCATTTGGCAAATCCAAAAGGTGCAGAGTCGTGGGTGCAG GGATTCCTAAAAGTGACTCTACTATCGGATCGAGGAGTTATCAAAGGAATGGATCTCACTCCCaataattatgttaa GTTAGAGCATGGAACTTCATACACAATTGTAGTGACTCATCCAATGGATCTAGGCGGTAAAGTTagaaaa GTAGAGCTATCGTGGGAGTACGACATGAATGTACTGGAGCCGCGATCTCTCTGCATTTTATGGTGTAACGACCGCCTCTACGTCAAGTCTGTGCTCGTTGACCAAATGGAGCTGCCGAGTAGAGG AAAGCgaaatgttgacttcagtaGCAAATTATGTACACCGAAGCGAGAATACGCCGAGATTCCCAACCGGGGTTCAGCCAGTTTCTATGACAACTGCGGCAGGTAG
- the LOC123867234 gene encoding pancreatic triacylglycerol lipase-like isoform X2 — protein MRGIRTNDGLISRDTENIMLRLHLTNKYLRVMLWCILLGLQPAFAGILDPFNWARSDRIEVNIPWLPFENETRCYDELGCLNITRSWYHLIHRPFNVFPLPRVVINTRFILYTKKNPTDGQILNVNVNKTIVKSNFSPARLTKLIIHGFIDTPLSNWVSEMKDELVKAGDFNVVVVDWAGGSLPLYTQATANTRLVGLEVAHFINTLQKDHGLNPLDVHIIGHSLGAHTAGYAGERIKDLGRITGLDPAEPYFQGMPTHVRLDPSDAQLVDVIHTDGKSIFLLGYGMSQPVGHLDFYPNNGKEQPGCDLTEGPLIPLTLVKQGLEEASRVLVACNHVRAIKLFTESINGKCPYIGHQCPSYQHFISGKCFHCGHGCAIMGFHADSSPGLITNKNNQSENEVYPSEEQDTIGAKYYLNTGKELPFCQRHYKVVIHLANPKGAESWVQGFLKVTLLSDRGVIKGMDLTPNNYVKLEHGTSYTIVVTHPMDLGGKVRKVELSWEYDMNVLEPRSLCILWCNDRLYVKSVLVDQMELPSRGKRNVDFSSKLCTPKREYAEIPNRGSASFYDNCGR, from the exons ATGAGGGGAATCAGAACAAACGATGGTTTAATCAGCCG GGACACTGAAAATATTATGCTACGGCTTCACCTGACGAACAAGTATCTTCGGGTAATGCTCTGGTGCATCTTGCTGGGCTTGCAGCCAGCTTTTGCCGGAATCCTTGACCCTTTTAACTGGGCACGATCTGACCGTATTGAGGTCAACATACCTTGGTTACCAT ttGAAAATGAAACAAGATGCTACGATGAATTGGGATGCTTAAACATAACAAGGAGCTGGTATCACCTCATACACCGGCCGTTTAATGTCTTCCCTCTGCCTAGAGTCGTCATCAATACCAG ATTCATCCTATACACAAAAAAGAACCCTACTGATGGTCAGATACTAAATGTTAACGTCAACAAAACTATCGTGAAATCCAACTTTAGTCCCGCTAGACTGACGAAATTGATAATTCACGGATTTATCGACACTCCGCTCTCTAATtgg GTTAGTGAAATGAAAGATGAACTGGTGAAAGCAGGTGATTTTAATGTGGTCGTAGTAGACTGGGCTGGCGGCAGTTTACCTCTTTACACGCAGGCCACGGCCAATACGAGGCTAGTGGGCCTAGAAGTCGCACATTTTATAAATACGTTACAG AAAGATCATGGGTTGAACCCGCTTGACGTTCATATCATAGGCCATTCGTTAGGTGCCCACACAGCGGGTTACGCTGGAGAACGAATAAAG GACTTGGGAAGAATTACCGGGCTCGACCCCGCAGAACCATACTTTCAAGGAATGCCGACGCACGTGAGATTGGATCCGTCGGATGCCCAACTCGTAGACGTCATACATACTGACGGAAAAAGCATTTTCCTTTTAG GATACGGGATGTCACAACCCGTGGGTCACTTGGACTTTTACCCGAACAATGGTAAAGAGCAACCAGGCTGTGACTTGACTGAAGGTCCATTGATACCTCTGACATTGGTCAAACAAGGTTTAGAAGAAGCTTCGAGAGTTCTTGTAGCGTGCAATCACGTCAGAGCCATCAAACTGTTTACAGAATCTATCAACGGAAAATGTCCCTATATCG GTCACCAATGTCCGTCCTATCAACATTTCATATCTGGCAAATGTTTTCACTGTGGTCATGGATGTGCAATCATGGG attCCATGCAGATAGTTCACCTGGGTtgataacaaacaaaaacaatcaGTCGGAGAATGAGGTTTACCCTTCCGAAGAACAAGACACTATTGGAGCTAAGTACTACCTTAATACGGGCAAAGAACTACCTTTCTGCc AACGTCATTACAAAGTAGTGATTCATTTGGCAAATCCAAAAGGTGCAGAGTCGTGGGTGCAG GGATTCCTAAAAGTGACTCTACTATCGGATCGAGGAGTTATCAAAGGAATGGATCTCACTCCCaataattatgttaa GTTAGAGCATGGAACTTCATACACAATTGTAGTGACTCATCCAATGGATCTAGGCGGTAAAGTTagaaaa GTAGAGCTATCGTGGGAGTACGACATGAATGTACTGGAGCCGCGATCTCTCTGCATTTTATGGTGTAACGACCGCCTCTACGTCAAGTCTGTGCTCGTTGACCAAATGGAGCTGCCGAGTAGAGG AAAGCgaaatgttgacttcagtaGCAAATTATGTACACCGAAGCGAGAATACGCCGAGATTCCCAACCGGGGTTCAGCCAGTTTCTATGACAACTGCGGCAGGTAG
- the LOC123867234 gene encoding pancreatic triacylglycerol lipase-like isoform X3 yields MLRLHLTNKYLRVMLWCILLGLQPAFAGILDPFNWARSDRIEVNIPWLPFENETRCYDELGCLNITRSWYHLIHRPFNVFPLPRVVINTRFILYTKKNPTDGQILNVNVNKTIVKSNFSPARLTKLIIHGFIDTPLSNWVSEMKDELVKAGDFNVVVVDWAGGSLPLYTQATANTRLVGLEVAHFINTLQKDHGLNPLDVHIIGHSLGAHTAGYAGERIKDLGRITGLDPAEPYFQGMPTHVRLDPSDAQLVDVIHTDGKSIFLLDFVFMAGYGMSQPVGHLDFYPNNGKEQPGCDLTEGPLIPLTLVKQGLEEASRVLVACNHVRAIKLFTESINGKCPYIGHQCPSYQHFISGKCFHCGHGCAIMGFHADSSPGLITNKNNQSENEVYPSEEQDTIGAKYYLNTGKELPFCQRHYKVVIHLANPKGAESWVQGFLKVTLLSDRGVIKGMDLTPNNYVKLEHGTSYTIVVTHPMDLGGKVRKVELSWEYDMNVLEPRSLCILWCNDRLYVKSVLVDQMELPSRGKRNVDFSSKLCTPKREYAEIPNRGSASFYDNCGR; encoded by the exons ATGCTACGGCTTCACCTGACGAACAAGTATCTTCGGGTAATGCTCTGGTGCATCTTGCTGGGCTTGCAGCCAGCTTTTGCCGGAATCCTTGACCCTTTTAACTGGGCACGATCTGACCGTATTGAGGTCAACATACCTTGGTTACCAT ttGAAAATGAAACAAGATGCTACGATGAATTGGGATGCTTAAACATAACAAGGAGCTGGTATCACCTCATACACCGGCCGTTTAATGTCTTCCCTCTGCCTAGAGTCGTCATCAATACCAG ATTCATCCTATACACAAAAAAGAACCCTACTGATGGTCAGATACTAAATGTTAACGTCAACAAAACTATCGTGAAATCCAACTTTAGTCCCGCTAGACTGACGAAATTGATAATTCACGGATTTATCGACACTCCGCTCTCTAATtgg GTTAGTGAAATGAAAGATGAACTGGTGAAAGCAGGTGATTTTAATGTGGTCGTAGTAGACTGGGCTGGCGGCAGTTTACCTCTTTACACGCAGGCCACGGCCAATACGAGGCTAGTGGGCCTAGAAGTCGCACATTTTATAAATACGTTACAG AAAGATCATGGGTTGAACCCGCTTGACGTTCATATCATAGGCCATTCGTTAGGTGCCCACACAGCGGGTTACGCTGGAGAACGAATAAAG GACTTGGGAAGAATTACCGGGCTCGACCCCGCAGAACCATACTTTCAAGGAATGCCGACGCACGTGAGATTGGATCCGTCGGATGCCCAACTCGTAGACGTCATACATACTGACGGAAAAAGCATTTTCCTTTTAG ATTTTGTATTTATGGCAGGATACGGGATGTCACAACCCGTGGGTCACTTGGACTTTTACCCGAACAATGGTAAAGAGCAACCAGGCTGTGACTTGACTGAAGGTCCATTGATACCTCTGACATTGGTCAAACAAGGTTTAGAAGAAGCTTCGAGAGTTCTTGTAGCGTGCAATCACGTCAGAGCCATCAAACTGTTTACAGAATCTATCAACGGAAAATGTCCCTATATCG GTCACCAATGTCCGTCCTATCAACATTTCATATCTGGCAAATGTTTTCACTGTGGTCATGGATGTGCAATCATGGG attCCATGCAGATAGTTCACCTGGGTtgataacaaacaaaaacaatcaGTCGGAGAATGAGGTTTACCCTTCCGAAGAACAAGACACTATTGGAGCTAAGTACTACCTTAATACGGGCAAAGAACTACCTTTCTGCc AACGTCATTACAAAGTAGTGATTCATTTGGCAAATCCAAAAGGTGCAGAGTCGTGGGTGCAG GGATTCCTAAAAGTGACTCTACTATCGGATCGAGGAGTTATCAAAGGAATGGATCTCACTCCCaataattatgttaa GTTAGAGCATGGAACTTCATACACAATTGTAGTGACTCATCCAATGGATCTAGGCGGTAAAGTTagaaaa GTAGAGCTATCGTGGGAGTACGACATGAATGTACTGGAGCCGCGATCTCTCTGCATTTTATGGTGTAACGACCGCCTCTACGTCAAGTCTGTGCTCGTTGACCAAATGGAGCTGCCGAGTAGAGG AAAGCgaaatgttgacttcagtaGCAAATTATGTACACCGAAGCGAGAATACGCCGAGATTCCCAACCGGGGTTCAGCCAGTTTCTATGACAACTGCGGCAGGTAG